The Chloroflexota bacterium genomic sequence TCCTGGCAGGGCGCAGGAAGGCCGAGGTTGGCAGGCGCTCCTACCAGATGATCGCGGCCCGCCGCACGAACTTCATGCAGGCCGAGGTGCTGGCCATAGACCCCGTCCTCAAGACGGTCAGCACCAAGTCCAGCCAGGTGGCCTATGACTTCCTCATCATCGCCCTCGGGGCCGAGATGGCCCCCGAGCTCCTCCCCGGCCTCCCCGGTCCCGCCCACGACCTGCACGATATGGCCTCCGTCGTCGAGTTCAAGGCGGCGCTGGAAAAACTCGAAAAGGGCACCGTCGCCATCGCCGTCTCATCGCTCCCCTTCAAGTGCCCGCCTTCGCCCTATGAGTACGCCCTCATCGTGGACGAGCTTCTCCGGAAGCGCGGCCTCCGTCCCAAGGTGCGCGTCGTCCTCACTACGCCGGAGCCGCAGCCCATGCCCGTGGCGGGCAAGGCCGTGGGCGATGCCGTCAAGGCGATGCTCACCGCGCGCGGCATTGACTACCGGCCCAGCCATAAGCCGACGGCCTTCGACTCCAAGACCAAGCGCATCACTTACGAGAACGGCGCGCAGCTCGCCTGCGACCTCATCGGCGCGGTCTATCCGCAGCGCGCTCCCAAGATCGTCCGCGACGCGTCACTCACCGATGCCTCGGGCTTCATCCCCGCCGACCTCAATTCCTTCCAGACCTCCATCCCGGGCATTTTCGCCATCGGCGATTGCGCCTCCTTCAAACTGCCCGATGGCCGTCCCCATCCGAAGGCCGGCACCTTCTCCGAGGCGCAGGCGCTGGTGCTGGCGAAGCAGATCGGCGCGCTGGCCCTGGGCGGCGGCGAGCTGGCGCGTTACACCGGCACGGGCGTCTGCTATGTGGATGCGGGCGGTGACGTTGCCGCGCCCGCCGAAGCGAATCTCCTCGCGCAGGGCGGCCCTCAGTTCGTTCTCAACCCGCCCACCAAGGAAGGCCTCCAGCGCAAGAAGCAGTTCGAAGCCGAACGGCTGAAGCGGTGGTTCGGCTCGTAAGCCGCCTCTATCCCCGCAGCGCCGCCAGGATGAGCGGCTTCTCCCGCTCCTCCACCTCTGCCAGGTAGGCCACGGCGCCCACCACCCGAGTCGCGATAGGCATGCCGTCCCGGAAGACGATGCGATTGCTTGCCAGCGCCGGGACCTTTTCGCCGGGCGTCGCGATACCTACCAGGTTCAGCGGGTCTGCGGCACTGATGCCGATGAACCGGCCCTCCGGCTGCCCCCGGCGAACCGCCCGGATGGCCTCGACGGCTTCGGGCAGGGCGTACTGCTCCCCGGTGAAGCTGTCCACGAAGCGCCCGCCTCGGATATCGCCCCGGGCCTCCATCCTGCGGTAGACCCGCAGGATATCGCGCCAGGGGGGCAGCCCCGTCTCGCGAAGGGCCACGCGGAAGAAGACGATGCCGTAGCGGCGCAGGAGCTGCCGCGCCCAAAAGTCGGCGGCATGGCTGTGGTCGTGCTGGGCCTCTGTGCGCGTCCTGAAAAGCGACCAGCGTCCCGTTGCCGCAGGGAGGGCCGAGGGCTGCGCCACGCCAAACCACTTGGGCGGGTGACGCCTGGAAGCCTCGCTTCGCCCTGCTGAGATCAGCCCGCGAAGGCCGGCGAAGCCATCGCCGGTGATGAGGCCCGCGCCCACCAGCTCGCCCAGGGCGTTGCGCACCTCCGTGGGCAGACGGCGCGTGGCGTGGACAAGCTCCTGGAAGAAGCTCGCGCCGCGCTGCTCCAGGTGCGCGCGCAGCTCTTCGGCGAGGCCGCTCAGCTTCGCCTCGCCGTTGACGTGGGGCGCGATGGCGAGCCAGCTTGTCAGGTCTTGCCGCAGCATGATGGAGACGGGCGACGACTTGGTGGGGCCCGACTTGCGCGAGTCGCCGTTCGAGGGCGGGAAGAGCCGTCCCCAGGCCACCTGGCCGGAGAAACAGAGCTCATCGAGGAAGGTCCCGCTGTATTTCTCCATGCGCGCGGCGAAGATATCGCTCTCCCAGGCTCCGGCGGGGGCTTGGAAGCCCTGGAGCTCCTCCACCAGCTTCGCCAGGCCGCTTGCGCCTTGCAGTCGAGACTCGCGCGCCACGTGCTGCCAGGCGAAGAGGAAGCGCACGTACTGCGCCGCCGTCGCGGGTTCGATCTCCTTGCGGAGCTTGTCCAGGGTGTAGCGGTGGATGCGTGCCAGGAGTCTCCGGTCGCACCATTCGCCTTCGCCTGCGCCGGGGCTCATGGGCCCTCGGATGGCGAAGCCTTCCGATTCCAGGGCCGTGAGGGCGAAGTCAATATCGCTCACCGGCACGCCAAGGGATGCCGCGAGGGCATGATTGAAGACCGGGCCAAGGCCCTCCAGGCGGCTCCGCGCGATCTCGCGCAGGGCCTCCTCCCGCTCCCACGTACGCGCGCGTTCACGCTGGGGAGCTTCGATAGGCGGCGAAGTTGCCACGCCGGGGAAGATGGCCTCGAACTGCGGCAGGCGCTCCGCCGCGATCCAGACCTTCGGCGCGGCGGCTCCACCGAGCTTCGCCGCGCGCTTCGCCCCGGCGAGCTGGTCCAGGAGGCTTTGCCACGGCTTCGCCTCCGCCTCCGTCAGATAGCCGAGGAGGGTAAGGGCGTCGTGCAGCTCGTCGGCAGTCTCCGCCTGGGGCCAGGCCTCTTCGCGCACGCGGGCGATGGCGGCGGGATCCAGGGCCGCCAGGTCCCGCGCGGAGGCCACGTCCAGGACGCGGCGCGTCTGCACGGCCATGGTGCGGCGCTCCTCCAACGGGGCATCGTCCAGGAAGGCGTAGGGCTTGGCGGTGATGATTTCATGGGCCATGGGCGAAGGCTCGGTGGTGTCCTTCGCCACCAGCGTGATCCGGCCGGACTCCACGTTGTGGAGGATGGCCAGCAGGCCTTCGATGTCCATCGCCTCGTGCAGGCAATCGTCCACGGTCTGCTTCACGATGGGGTGGTCCGGTATCTCGATGTCGCCCGTGATATTTTCGGCGCAGGCTACTTGCTGCGGGAAGGCGGCGCCCAGGAGGTCGTCGGCCCGCATGCGTTGAAGGTTTGTCGGGACCTTCTTTCCCTTCTCCGAGCGGAGGACGGCCAGCGACCGCGTCACGTTCCACCGCCAGCGCGTCTGGAACATGGGCGCGGCGAGCAGAGCCTGGGTGAGGAGATACTCGGTGGAGTCCGACTTCAGATATTGGAAGACGTCCGCCAAGGGAAAGCTGTGCTGGGGCCCCAGGGAGAGGACGATATTGTCTTCCGTCGCCGCGGCCTGAAGCTCCTGATTGAAGGTGCGGCATAACTTCTTGCGGAGGGCCAGACCCCAGGCGCGATTGATGCGCCCGCCGAAGGGAGCGTGCAGGACCAACTGCATGCCGCCGCTGTCATCGAAGAAGCGCTCCAGGACCAACTGCTCCTGGGTGGGCACGACGCCGAGGGCGATCTTGGTCGCGGCGATATAGTCGGCGATCTGTTCCGCCGCCTCCCGGCTGATGCCGGTCTCCTGCATCAGCCAGGCCTTGGCCTTTTCCGGGTCGGCTATGCGCCGCTCCAGCTCGGCTCTGAGCCTGGAGACTTCGCCGGAGAGCTCCGCCGTCCGCGCAGGGGCTTCGCCAAGCCAAAAGGGGATCGTGGGCGGCTGGCCCTTGGCATCTTCCACGCGCACCTTCCCCGGCTCCACGCGAAGGATCTTCCAGGAGGAGATGCCGAGCTGGAAGATGTCTCCCGGCATGCTTTCGATGGCGAAATCTTCATTCAGCGTGCCGACCACCGCGCCCTGGGGCTCCAGCACCACGTCGTAATCGGCGTTCTCCGGGATTGCGCCGCCGGAGGTGACGGCGGCCAGGCGCGCCCCGCGACGGGCCGTGACGCGGCGGCCCACGCCATCGTAGTGGATGTGAGCGCTGCGCCGTCCGCGCCGGGTGGAGTAGCCCTCGGCCAGCATGCGCACGACGGCATCGAACTCCCGGCGCGGGAGACTGCGATAGGGGTAGGCCCCTGTGATGAGCCTGTAGAGCGCATCCTCGCTCCACTCCTCCGTGGTCGCGGCGGCGACGATCTGCTGGGCCACGATGTCCAGGGCGTTCTGCGGGACGGCGAGCCTGTCCAGCTTGCCCTGGCGGGTGGCCCAGATGAGGGATGCGCATTCGATGAGGTCGTCGCGCGTGACGGGGAAGAGTCGCCCCTTGGGGAGCGCGCCGAGGGTGTGGCCGGAGCGGCCCACGCGCTGGAGGAAGGTGGCGATGGCGCGGGTTGAGCCGATCTGGCAGACCAGGTCAATGGAGCCGATGTCTATGCCCATCTCCAGGGATGCCGTGGCGATGAGGGCTTTCAGCTCGCCCGCCTTCAATCGCTGCTCGGCCTTGAGGCGCTGCTCCTTCGAGAGGCTCCCGTGGTGCGAGGTGACATGCCCTTCGCCCAGGCGCTTGGTGAGCTGGAGCGATAGGCGTTCCGCCAGGCGGCGCGTGTTGGTGAAGATGAGGGTTGTCCTGTGCCGGTTGATGAGCTCGGCGAGGCGGTCGAAGACCTCTTCCCAGGTCTCCAGGGACATCACGGCCGTGAGCGGCTGCGAGGGCAGCTCCAGCGCCAGGTCCAGCTTGCGGATGTGCCCTTCGTTGACGATGGCGCACTGAGGCGCGGCGACCGCTTCGCTTCTCTCCTCGCCCTCGAGGGGAGAGGAACTCGAGCGTAGCCCGAGAGGGGAGGGTGACTCTTTCTGCCCCTCGTTCCCGCTCCGCTCAGTCCCCACCAGGAATCGCGCCACCTCTTCGATGGGGCTCTGCGTGGCGGAAAGGCCGATGCGCACCGCGCGCCTCCCCGTCAGCGCATCCAGGCGCTCCAGGCTGATCGCCAGGTGGAGGCCGCGCCGATCGTCGGCGACGGCGTGGATCTCGTCCACGATCACGGTGCGCACGCCCTTGAGCATCGCGCGGCCGCCCTTGCTCGTGAGCAGGATGTAGAAGGACTCCGGCGTGGTGACGATGATATGCGGCGGGCGCTTGGTCATGGCGGCCCGGTCCTTCGCCGTCGTATCGCCGGTGCGCACCATGACGCGGATATCGGGCGCGGGCAGTCCCGCTTGCATCAGGAGGTCGCGGATCTCCTGGAGAGGCTGTTGGAGATTCTTCTGGATATCGTTGCTGAGGGCCTTGAGCGGCGAGACATAGAGGACCTGGGTGGCATCTTCCAGATCGCCTGCGAGCCCCTGCCGCACCAGCGCATCTATGCAGTTGAGGAAGGCGGCCAGAGTCTTGCCCGACCCGGTGGGCGCGGCGATGAGGGTGTCTTTCCCTGATTGGATTGCAGGCCAGCCGCGCACCTGGGCCTTCGTCGGCTCGGCGAAGCGCGAGGCGAACCACCCGCCCACGATGGGGTGGAACTGGGAGAGGACGGGATGTTGTGTCCGGGATGCCATCGCGAAGGCCTTTGCCCCCTAGAGAGGCCATTGTACTCGGGAGGACCCGGGCGCAGGCAAGTGGCGGATGGCA encodes the following:
- a CDS encoding DEAD/DEAH box helicase, which codes for MASRTQHPVLSQFHPIVGGWFASRFAEPTKAQVRGWPAIQSGKDTLIAAPTGSGKTLAAFLNCIDALVRQGLAGDLEDATQVLYVSPLKALSNDIQKNLQQPLQEIRDLLMQAGLPAPDIRVMVRTGDTTAKDRAAMTKRPPHIIVTTPESFYILLTSKGGRAMLKGVRTVIVDEIHAVADDRRGLHLAISLERLDALTGRRAVRIGLSATQSPIEEVARFLVGTERSGNEGQKESPSPLGLRSSSSPLEGEERSEAVAAPQCAIVNEGHIRKLDLALELPSQPLTAVMSLETWEEVFDRLAELINRHRTTLIFTNTRRLAERLSLQLTKRLGEGHVTSHHGSLSKEQRLKAEQRLKAGELKALIATASLEMGIDIGSIDLVCQIGSTRAIATFLQRVGRSGHTLGALPKGRLFPVTRDDLIECASLIWATRQGKLDRLAVPQNALDIVAQQIVAAATTEEWSEDALYRLITGAYPYRSLPRREFDAVVRMLAEGYSTRRGRRSAHIHYDGVGRRVTARRGARLAAVTSGGAIPENADYDVVLEPQGAVVGTLNEDFAIESMPGDIFQLGISSWKILRVEPGKVRVEDAKGQPPTIPFWLGEAPARTAELSGEVSRLRAELERRIADPEKAKAWLMQETGISREAAEQIADYIAATKIALGVVPTQEQLVLERFFDDSGGMQLVLHAPFGGRINRAWGLALRKKLCRTFNQELQAAATEDNIVLSLGPQHSFPLADVFQYLKSDSTEYLLTQALLAAPMFQTRWRWNVTRSLAVLRSEKGKKVPTNLQRMRADDLLGAAFPQQVACAENITGDIEIPDHPIVKQTVDDCLHEAMDIEGLLAILHNVESGRITLVAKDTTEPSPMAHEIITAKPYAFLDDAPLEERRTMAVQTRRVLDVASARDLAALDPAAIARVREEAWPQAETADELHDALTLLGYLTEAEAKPWQSLLDQLAGAKRAAKLGGAAAPKVWIAAERLPQFEAIFPGVATSPPIEAPQRERARTWEREEALREIARSRLEGLGPVFNHALAASLGVPVSDIDFALTALESEGFAIRGPMSPGAGEGEWCDRRLLARIHRYTLDKLRKEIEPATAAQYVRFLFAWQHVARESRLQGASGLAKLVEELQGFQAPAGAWESDIFAARMEKYSGTFLDELCFSGQVAWGRLFPPSNGDSRKSGPTKSSPVSIMLRQDLTSWLAIAPHVNGEAKLSGLAEELRAHLEQRGASFFQELVHATRRLPTEVRNALGELVGAGLITGDGFAGLRGLISAGRSEASRRHPPKWFGVAQPSALPAATGRWSLFRTRTEAQHDHSHAADFWARQLLRRYGIVFFRVALRETGLPPWRDILRVYRRMEARGDIRGGRFVDSFTGEQYALPEAVEAIRAVRRGQPEGRFIGISAADPLNLVGIATPGEKVPALASNRIVFRDGMPIATRVVGAVAYLAEVEEREKPLILAALRG